The window CTTGTGGTGGGCGCCGTCGCCGATGACCCGTTCCAGCAGCTTGCCCATGGGCGGTCCCCACGGCGTGCCGACGATCCGGTTGACGACGGCCTGTTCCATGACGGCCTGCACGTCCTCGTCCCGCAGGACCGTGACGGCGCCGCGCACGACCGTGGACAGTTCCGAGGTGACCCGTTCGGCGTTGTCGCGCTGCGCGAGCCAGCCGCCGAGGCTGTTCGCCACCCCGACCCGGCGGAGGCGTTCGCGGACCACCTGTTCGGAGAGGAAGTTCGTGCCGACGAAGTCGCCGAGGCTGTCGCCGAGGACGTCCTTCTTGTTCGGGATGATCGCCGTGTGCGGGATCGGCAGGCCCATCGGCCTGCGGAACAGCGCGGTGACGGCGAACCAGTCGGCGAGGGCGCCGATCATGCCCGCCTCGGCGGCCGCCTTCACGTAGCCGACCCACGGGGGCGCGTCCGGCCACAGGGTCAGGCCGATGAAGATCGCCGTCGCCCCCAGCAGGAAGCCCAGGGCGACGCCCTTCATCTTCCGTAGTGCGCGACGCTTCTCAAATTCGCCCGGTACTTGCTCCACGACGTCATTGTCCGTGAGGATTCCTATCCATGCCTCGAACCACGCTTGTACCCAGGCTGCGTCCGTTCACGTCGACGATCTTCGCGGAGATGACCTCCCTCGCGGTGGCCAACGGCGCGGTCAACCTCGGACAGGGTTTCCCGGACACCGACGGTCCGGCCGCCATGCTGGCCGAAGCCCAGAAAGCCATCGCCGACGGGATCAACCAGTACCCCCCGGGGCCGGGGCGGCCGGAGCTGCGCGCGGCCATCGCGGCGCAGCGGTCGCGGTACGGGACGCCCTTCGACCCGGACTCGGAGATCCTCGTCACGGTGGGCGCCACGGAGGCCATCGCGGCGTCGCTGCTGGCCCTGGTCGAGGCGGGCGACGAGGTGATCCTCTTCGAGCCGTACTACGACTCCTACGCCGCCTCGGTCGCCATGGCGGGCGCCACCCGGCGGGTCGTGTCCCTGGTGGAGGAGCCGTCGGGCCGCTTCGGTCTCGACGTCGACGCGCTGCGGGCCGCGGTCACGCCCGCGACCAAGGCGATCCTGGTCAACACCCCGCACAACCCGACCGGGACGGTCTTCACCCAGGCGGAACTGGAAGCGGTGGCCGCGGTCTGTATCGAGCACGACCTGCTGGCGATCACCGACGAGGTGTACGAGGACCTGCTGTTCGACGGGCTGGCGCACGTGCCGCTGGGGTCGCTGCCGGGGATGGCGGAGCGGACGCTGACGATCTCCAGCGCGGGCAAGAGCTTCAACTGCACCGGGTGGAAGATCGGCTGGGTCTGCGGGCCCGCCGAGCTGGTCGCCGCGGTGCGCGCGGCCAAGCAGTTCCTGACCTTCGTCGGCGGCGCGCCGTTCCAGCCCGCCGTCGCGCACGCGCTGAACCACGAGGGCGCCTGGGTCCAGCAGCTGCGGGCCTCGCTGGAGGACAAGCGCGACCGGCTCTCCGCCGGGCTCGCCGAGGCGGGCTTCGGGGTGCGGCAGACGGCGGGCACGTACTTCGTCTGCGCCGACGTGCGGCCGCTGGGCTTCAGCGACGGCCTGGAGCTGTGCCGCGAACTGCCCGGGCGCATCGGGGTGGCGGCGGTGCCGGTGCAGGTGTTCACGGACAACCCGGATCGCTGGCGGCACCTGGTCCGCTTCGCGTTCTGCAAGAAGGACGACATCCTGGACGAGGCCATCAGCAGGCTGCACAAGCTCGCCTGAGTCCGGTTCCCACTGTCCCTCTTTGGTGGGTCACCCGGATCCGGCTCCCGGTGATCGTCGTCCGACCGGCGATGACGATCACCGGGAGGACCAAGTGGACACAGCCGAGCTCGTCCGCCGGGCGGGCACGGGTGACCAGACGGCGTGGCGCGACCTGGTCGACCGGCACGCGGGCCTGGTCTGGCGGATCGCCCGCGCCCACCGGCTCGACGACGCGGACGCGGCCGACGTCAGCCAGAGCACCTGGATCGCCCT is drawn from Actinokineospora alba and contains these coding sequences:
- a CDS encoding pyridoxal phosphate-dependent aminotransferase is translated as MPRTTLVPRLRPFTSTIFAEMTSLAVANGAVNLGQGFPDTDGPAAMLAEAQKAIADGINQYPPGPGRPELRAAIAAQRSRYGTPFDPDSEILVTVGATEAIAASLLALVEAGDEVILFEPYYDSYAASVAMAGATRRVVSLVEEPSGRFGLDVDALRAAVTPATKAILVNTPHNPTGTVFTQAELEAVAAVCIEHDLLAITDEVYEDLLFDGLAHVPLGSLPGMAERTLTISSAGKSFNCTGWKIGWVCGPAELVAAVRAAKQFLTFVGGAPFQPAVAHALNHEGAWVQQLRASLEDKRDRLSAGLAEAGFGVRQTAGTYFVCADVRPLGFSDGLELCRELPGRIGVAAVPVQVFTDNPDRWRHLVRFAFCKKDDILDEAISRLHKLA